The genomic window TCGGCCATCACGTTCCGACTCCTCAAGCACGGCTTCAAGATCGCCGCACTCATGTATCAGAAGGAGTTCGCCGACCGATTGGTCGGAAAGCCCGGCACCGACGACTATTCGCGCCTTTCCGTGAACGTCGCATACCGTGCAGATTGCAAGGTCATGGAGACGGTCCCCCCCGGCGCCTTTGACCCGCCTCCACGCGTGCACTCGGCCATCGTCACGCTTTCGCCCCGTCCCGCTCCGTTCAAAGTGATCGACGACGACCTCTTCGAGGACGTGGTCCGTCTGGCCTTCGGCAGCCGCCGCAAGACGCTGCGCAATGCGCTCTTGGGGCGAAGCGAATCGTTGGGGTTCACGAAGACAAGGTTGGCGGAGATAATCCCCGCGAGCGCCGAGTACGAGCGTCGCGGCGAAGTGCTGACGCCCGCGGAGTTCGCAGCGGTCGCCAATCGCATAGCACAGGGGAGGGCAGGTTGAGCATGGCTTGCGGGTGGTGGTCAGATTGACGCCCCCAGGAGCGCCCGGAAAGCAGTCGAGGCGCGCCACGATCGATTACTATGGTATCGCGTTGGAGATCCACCCTGAGGTGTACGAACCGGCCGAGGACACGGAAGCCATGCTGGAAGCGCTGCGTGTGAGGCCGGGACAACGCGTACTTGACATCGGGACGGGAACGGGAGTACTCGCGATCCAGGCAGCCCGTGCGGGAGGCCGCGTCGTGGCCACCGACGTGAACCCATACGCCGTGGCACTCGCCCGGCTCAATGCCGCTCGAAACGGCGTGGCCATTGATGTCGTGCGCGCCAGCCTTTTCCAGCCCTTCAGGGGGCGTTTCGACGTAGTACTCTTCAACCCGCCTTACCTCCCGGTCGATCCGGGGGACCGGATCCGCGGTTGGCTGAACCTTGCTCTCGACGGCGGCGAGACGGGGGATGCGGTCATCGAGCCGTTCCTAAGGGACCTCGCCGGCCACCTGGAGCCGCACCACGGGAAGGCGTTCATGCTCGTCTCGAGCTTCACAGGCGGAGGCATCGAGCAGCAGGAAGGAAACGCACAATCAAGGGGTTTCAGGGTCGTGGAGGTCGCATCGCGTCGCCTGCCGTACGAGAGGTTGGCGGTGCTCGAATTGCTCCCAAGGACCGAGGAGACCGTCGAGTTCAAGATCGAGGAGCCGGCGCGGGAGGCGAAGGAGCCCCTGTTTTTCAGGCCGGCCTTCAAGATGGCGGAGCCGCGAGCCGGCAAAGAGGTCGACCGTGATTCAAAGCTCGTTTGATCAGACCTGGAAGCTGCGGAAACCGAGCGTCGCCTTGACCTGTGAACGCCGAATGGTCCAGAATCCATCCTAAAGTGTCTTTTGGCCAAACGCTAAAGAGAAGCGGTCGGGAAAAACCGGCGGTGTGCCCTTGCACTCTTCCGATCGCACTTTACCAGATGATAGTCGGCCAGGGTTGTGCAATAGTTGGATGTAGTACCTTTCACAGAGCGCGTCCAACGGATTTCTTCTGGTGATTGATTGGCACTCAAGAGAATAGTCGTGGTCGGTATTGCGATGATATTGGTCG from Euryarchaeota archaeon includes these protein-coding regions:
- the rsmA gene encoding ribosomal RNA small subunit methyltransferase A, which translates into the protein MPIRRKDGTIRPKLGQHFLKDPRVAARHVGYASVGPGDAVLEIGPGPGILTFALAEAAKHVYAVEIDRELADRLEAKGLPANVEVIRGDALKVTLPRVDKVVANLPYKISSAITFRLLKHGFKIAALMYQKEFADRLVGKPGTDDYSRLSVNVAYRADCKVMETVPPGAFDPPPRVHSAIVTLSPRPAPFKVIDDDLFEDVVRLAFGSRRKTLRNALLGRSESLGFTKTRLAEIIPASAEYERRGEVLTPAEFAAVANRIAQGRAG
- a CDS encoding methyltransferase encodes the protein MTPPGAPGKQSRRATIDYYGIALEIHPEVYEPAEDTEAMLEALRVRPGQRVLDIGTGTGVLAIQAARAGGRVVATDVNPYAVALARLNAARNGVAIDVVRASLFQPFRGRFDVVLFNPPYLPVDPGDRIRGWLNLALDGGETGDAVIEPFLRDLAGHLEPHHGKAFMLVSSFTGGGIEQQEGNAQSRGFRVVEVASRRLPYERLAVLELLPRTEETVEFKIEEPAREAKEPLFFRPAFKMAEPRAGKEVDRDSKLV